The following proteins are co-located in the Callithrix jacchus isolate 240 chromosome 10, calJac240_pri, whole genome shotgun sequence genome:
- the LOC100396589 gene encoding serine protease FAM111A-like, protein MSCKKKSSWEDSGNEKHNMKIDHYFSPVSKKQKTNPSTSQTRMVSRGSPSEITNTQTQRFHSPKKNQDQVMPQNKIIHVTLDVNHKKNQKMKHVLTQSENGSLYTALNTLQAVRKEIETHQGQELLVHGAEGIEGCINLGMPLTSFPERCHVVITFYKSKSKQKENNQVFGRHVKASTDCVKFYIHAIGTGKYKRKIVKCGKLHKKGYKLCVYAFKGETIKDALCKDGRFCSFLENDDWKLIENHDSILENTQLVDELEGKLFQVEVDNRMGPREAGPQNPESEKRNTCVLREKTVSQYPRLKREIEKIRENLKKKIKGKNGKTLFELDRKNFAKVTKNSYSVKVLKLLAHLSDSVGYLFWNGATAGCATCFVFKGLFILTCQHVINLIVGKGIEPSKGADIIGQCVRVTFCYEEPQEKEMNCFSVEPWYEIYSEELDYVVLKLKENGQQVPVELYNGIAPAPHSELIHIIGHPNGEKKQTDACVVIPQDQRAEECQERVKAKAAASPEFVHMYTPRSFQKIVPNRNVITYDTEFFFGASGSPVFDSNGSLVAMHAAGFAYEYQHEICSIIEFGSTMESILYDIKLRYKPWYEEVFLSHQDVEMMSAEDL, encoded by the coding sequence gtCTCTAAAAAGCAAAAGACTAATCCCAGTACTTCTCAAACGAGGATGGTGTCTAGAGGCAGCCCAAGTGAAATAACTAATACCCAGACTCAAAGATTCCATTCACCTAAGAAAAATCAAGACCAGGTCATGCCCCAAAATAAGATAATACATGTTACCCTGGATGTAAATCACaagaaaaaccagaaaatgaAACATGTGCTCACACAGAGTGAGAATGGTAGTTTATATACAGCTCTCAACACTCTCCAGGCTGTCAGAAAAGAGATAGAAACTCACCAAGGCCAAGAACTCCTTGTGCATGGAGCAGAAGGAATCGAAGGGTGCATAAACCTTGGAATGCCCCTCACTAGTTTTCCTGAAAGATGCCATGTGGTCATTACCTTTTACAAAAGTAAAagtaagcagaaagaaaataaccaagtaTTTGGCCGGCATGTCAAGGCATCAACTGACTGTGTCAAATTCTACATTCATGCAATTGGAACTgggaagtataaaagaaaaattgttaaatGTGGGAAGCTTCACAAAAAGGGGTACAAACTCTGTGTCTATGCTTTCAAAGGAGAAACCATAAAGGATGCTCTGTGCAAGGATGGCagattttgttcctttctagagAATGATGATTGGAAACTCATTGAAAACCATGACTCCATTTTAGAAAACACCCAGCTAGTTGATGAATTAGAAGGCAAACTCTTCCAGGTTGAGGTTGACAACAGAATGGGCCCCCGTGAAGCAGGTCCTCAGAATCCTGAGTCAGAGAAAAGAAACACCTGTGTGTTGAGAGAAAAAACCGTGTCTCAGTACCCCAGATtgaaaagagaaattgaaaaaatCAGGGAaaacctcaagaaaaaaataaaaggaaaaaatgggaaaacattatTTGAATTGGATAGAAAAAACTTTGCGAAAGTAACAAAAAACTCTTATTCTGTGAAAGTACTGAAACTTCTTGCACATCTCAGTGACTCGGTTGGGTATTTATTCTGGAACGGTGCAACTGCAGGTTGTGCCACctgctttgtttttaaaggatTGTTCATTTTAACTTGTCAGCATGTAATAAATCTCATTGTGGGAAAAGGAATAGAGCCAAGTAAGGGGGCAGACATAATTGGTCAATGTGTAAGGGTGACATTTTGTTATGAAGAGccacaagaaaaggaaatgaactgCTTTTCCGTTGAACCTTGGTATGAGATATATAGTGAAGAGCTTGACTATGTTGTCCTGAAACTGAAGGAAAATGGACAACAGGTACCTGTGGAACTATATAATGGAATTGCTCCTGCGCCACATAGTGAGTTGATACATATTATTGGCCAtccaaatggagaaaaaaagcaaaccgATGCTTGTGTTGTGATTCCTCAGGATCAGCGAGCAGAGGAATGTCAGGAACGTGTTAAGGCTAAAGCAGCAGCAAGTCCAGAGTTTGTTCATATGTACACTCCAAGAAGTTTCCAGAAAATAGTTCCCAACCGTAATGTGATTACCTATGACACTGAGTTTTTCTTTGGGGCTTCTGGCTCCCCAGTGTTTGATTCAAATGGTTCATTGGTGGCCATGCATGCTGCTGGCTTTGCTTATGAGTACCAACATGAGATTTGTAGTATCATTGAGTTTGGCTCTACTATGGAATCCATCCTCTATGATATTAAGCTAAGATATAAACCATGGTATGAAGAAGTATTTCTAAGTCATCAGGATGTAGAAATGATGAGTGCTGAGGACTTATGA